In Solanum pennellii chromosome 3, SPENNV200, a single window of DNA contains:
- the LOC107014089 gene encoding histone deacetylase 6-like: MDSSVVEGGASLRSPGTDATNRRVSYLFDSSIGEYYYGEGHPMKPHRIRVAHNLILNYNLHRKMEIIEPFPATKKEIGWFHSSDYVEFLSSVSPETVNDKYDSYQRRRFNVGTDSESFDCPIFYGLFDFCQTSAGGSIGAAAKLNRNEADIAINWAGGLHHAKKSEASGFCYVNDIVLGILELLKVHKRVLYVDIDVHHGDGVEEAFYTTDRVMTVSFHKFGDYFPGTGHIKDIGASTGKYYALNAPLNNGIDDESFRSLFRPVIQKVMEVYQPEAVVLQCGADSLAGDRLGVFNLSVKGHADCIRFLRSFNVPLMMLGGGGYTVKNVARCWCYETAVAVGVEPDNDLPYNEFYEYFAPDYILYHESLHMKNENTPSELERIRNTLLEQLSRLPHVPSVPFQVTPSVTEVPEKEDENMDQRPKPEIEMSQDYDTDNEEKSNNGKFSNYYNYFNDEN, translated from the exons ATGGATTCTTCAGTCGTGGAGGGCGGCGCATCGCTCCGTTCACCGGGTACCGACGCTACAAACCGTCGTGTTTCTTATTTGTTCGACTCTTCCATCGGCGAATATTATTACGGCGAGGGTCATCCAATGAAGCCTCACCGTATTCGTGTTGCCCacaatcttattttaaactataatCTTCACCGTAAAATGGAGATAATTGAACCGTTTCCGGCGACTAAGAAGGAAATTGGGTGGTTTCACTCGTCGGACTATGTGGAGTTTCTCTCTTCAGTTTCTCCGGAGACTGTTAATGACAAGTACGATTCCTACCAGCGTAGACGCTTCAATGTTGGTACGGACTCGGAAAGCTTTGATTGTCCTATTTTTTATGGGCTTTTTGATTTTTGTCAAACTTCAGCTGGTGGCTCAATTGGCGCCGCCGCTAAGCTTAATCGGAATGAAGCTGATATAGCTATCAATTGGGCTGGTGGGTTGCATCATGCAAAGAAAAGTGAAGCTTCTGGATTTTGCTATGTCAATGATATTGTTCTTGGAATTCTAGAACTTCTCAAGGTCCACAAG cGTGTATTGTATGTAGACATTGATGTTCATCACGGGGATGGAGTTGAGGAGGCTTTTTACACCACTGATCGGGTTATGACAGTGTCTTTCCATAAGTTTGGAGACTACTTTCCTGGTACAGGGCATATCAAAGACATTGGTGCAAGTACCGGGAAGTACTATGCCTTAAATGCACCATTGAATAATGGTATTGATGATGAAAGTTTCCGTAGTCTATTCCGTCCTGTAATCCAAAAAGTGATGGAGGTTTATCAACCTGAAGCTGTTGTTCTTCAATGTGGTGCTGATTCACTAGCAGGAGACAGGTTGGGTGTCTTTAACTTGTCTGTTAAAGGCCATGCAGATTGCATTCGATTCCTCAGGTCTTTCAATGTCCCTTTAATGATGTTGGGTGGTGGAGGTTATACCGTTAAAAACGTTGCTCGGTGCTGGTGCTATGAG ACAGCAGTTGCAGTTGGAGTAGAGCCTGATAATGATTTGCCTTACAATGAGTTTTACGAGTATTTTGCCCCTGATTATATTCTTTATCATGAATCATTACATATGAAGAATGAAAATACGCCCTCGGAACTAGAGAGGATCAG GAACACTTTGCTGGAGCAACTCTCGCGTTTACCCCATGTACCCAGTGTTCCATTTCAAGTGACACCTTCCGTAACAGAGGTTCCAGAAAAG GAAGACGAAAACATGGATCAAAGGCCTAAACCAGAGATAGAAATGAGCCAAGATTACGATACTGACAACGAGGAGAAGTCAAATAACGGAAAGTTCAGTAATTACTACAATTACTTTAACGACGAGAACTGA
- the LOC107012834 gene encoding putative pentatricopeptide repeat-containing protein At1g64310 — protein MFIPFNSLVAQLSKLKLPISRTKELHAFIIKTHLSQDPFYATRIIRFYALNNDIISAHNLFDKTPHRSIYLWNSLIRAYARAHKFRNAFSLFNDMLHSEVMPDNFTYACLVKASSENFDLHSLRVLHGGVVLSGLRLDFICSSQLVSAYSRLGCITDASKVFSGIAEPDLVLWNSMLSGYGGLGELEKGIKLFSKMQIMGVRPDEYSMVGLIMTIDDSSVLKTGEAIHGFCLKLGVESNDHVTSLLVSMYSRCKCIDSAFSVFGSLVEPDLVTWSALISGISLCGDSVKALDFFREMNMKGGKADASLIATVLTACSQLANVQPGIEIHGYAFRHGYHSEVMVSSALLDMYSKCGFLEFGYQVYETMVFKNIVSYNSIISSLGLHGLASHAFQIFEKALEEGHKPDEATFSALLCACCHAGLVNDGREYFRKMKDHFGILANTEHYIYMVKLLGMEGQLREVYELVQSLQEPIDSGIWGALLSCCDAHQNYELADIVACRLFGNKLENSSYRIMLSNMYASDGRWDLVNKLRVDSGITKLKLPGKSWITSKKTFL, from the coding sequence ATGTTCATCCCCTTCAACTCCCTTGTTGCTCAACTCTCAAAGCTGAAGCTTCCAATCTCAAGAACCAAAGAGCTTCACGCTTTCATAATCAAGACTCATCTTTCACAAGACCCATTTTACGCTACAAGAATTATAAGATTCTATGCTCTAAACAACGACATCATCTCTGCACACAACCTGTTTGATAAAACTCCTCACCGAAGCATTTACCTCTGGAACTCCTTAATTCGAGCTTATGCCAGAGCCCACAAATTTAGAAATGCATTTTCGCTGTTTAATGATATGCTTCATTCTGAAGTAATGCCTGATAATTTCACTTATGCATGCCTTGTAAAAGCCAGCTCTGAGAATTTTGATTTGCACAGCTTGAGAGTTTTACATGGAGGGGTTGTTCTATCTGGGTTGCGTTTGGACTTTATCTGTAGTAGTCAACTGGTAAGTGCTTATTCAAGATTAGGCTGTATAACTGATGCAAGCAAGGTGTTTTCTGGGATAGCGGAGCCGGATTTGGTCTTATGGAATTCAATGTTATCAGGTTATGGGGGTCTTGGGGAATTGGAGAAGGGGATAAAGTTGTTTAGTAAAATGCAGATAATGGGGGTGAGGCCTGATGAGTACTCGATGGTAGGCCTGATTATGACTATAGATGATTCTAGTGTGCTGAAAACAGGTGAAGCAATCCATGGATTTTGTTTAAAACTTGGTGTAGAGTCAAATGATCATGTAACCAGTCTTCTTGTTAGTATGTATTCTAGGTGTAAATGTATAGATTCAGCATTTAGTGTCTTTGGTAGTCTTGTAGAACCTGATTTAGTTACATGGTCTGCTTTAATAAGCGGTATTTCGCTGTGTGGCGATAGTGTCAAGGCCTTGGATTTCTTCAGAgaaatgaatatgaaaggtgGGAAGGCAGATGCGTCGCTGATTGCCACTGTACTGACTGCTTGTTCTCAGTTGGCAAATGTGCAGCCAGGCATTGAGATACATGGTTATGCTTTTCGACATGGATATCACTCGGAAGTTATGGTCTCCTCTGCTCTACTTGACATGTACTCGAAATGTGGGTTCTTGGAATTCGGATATCAAGTTTATGAGACTATGGTTTTCAAGAATATTGTTTCATACAATTCAATTATTTCAAGTCTTGGTTTACATGGACTTGCATCTCATGCCTTTCAGATATTCGAGAAGGCACTGGAGGAAGGGCACAAACCAGATGAAGCTACATTTTCTGCACTCCTTTGTGCATGTTGTCATGCTGGTCTTGTCAATGATGGACGAGAATATTTCAGAAAAATGAAAGATCACTTTGGCATCTTAGCTAACACTGAACATTATATTTACATGGTAAAGCTTCTTGGAATGGAAGGACAATTAAGAGAAGTTTATGAACTTGTTCAGTCACTGCAAGAACCAATTGACTCCGGCATTTGGGGAGCACTATTATCATGCTGTGATGCTCATCAAAATTATGAGTTGGCAGATATTGTAGCTTGTCGTCTTTTTGGGAATAAGCTAGAGAATAGTAGTTACAGAATTATGCTTTCAAATATGTATGCTAGTGATGGGAGGTGGGATTTGGTAAATAAGTTGAGAGTAGATTCTGGGATAACAAAGTTGAAACTTCCTGGAAAAAGCTGGATTACTAGTAAAAAAACATTCCTTTGA